From the Glycine max cultivar Williams 82 chromosome 11, Glycine_max_v4.0, whole genome shotgun sequence genome, the window CAATTCACGGCGTCTAAAGTTGCCACACTGTTTTTTGATATTGTATGCAAAATTCATGGTTTTCCCCATAGTCTCGTCTCGGATCGCGATCCCGTGTTTGTCAGTGCATTTTGGCGAGAACTGTTTAAACTCAGTGGCACCCTCCTTCGCCTGAGTACCGCGTATCATCCTCAGACGGATGGTCAAACAGAGGTTATGAATCGCGTGGTGCAGCAATATCTCCGTTCTTTTACTCATTCTCGCCCGTCAGAGTGGTATCAGTTTCTGGGTTTAGCCGAATGGTCATATAATACTTCCTTATATTCCAGCACCGGGATAACCCCTTATGAGGCAACTTTCGGCAAACCTCCTCCTTCTATCCCTGATTATGTCTTTGGGTCTTCCAGAAACGAGGCCATTGATTCCTTGTTGACCAATAGGCAGCTTATACATGCCTCTTTGACTCGCCGGCTACTCAAAGCACAGACCGATATGAAGAAATATGCTGACGCTAAACGCCGGGACGCGGAGTTCACAGTCGGACAGTGGGTCTATGTCAAACTCCGGCCTTACCGACAAGGCTCTGTTACCAAGACCACAAATCAGAAGCTCGCCAAACGCTATTTTGGTCCTTTTGAAGTTTTGGAGCGCATTGGAAACGTTGCTTATCGTCTCAAGCTCCCGGCTGACTCCAGGATTCACCCCGTTTTTCACTGCTCCTTGCTCCGTCCTCATTCTGGTCCGCTTCCCTCACACCACCATGATCTTCCACCCCACGCAGTTGGTAATCAGCCACTCCTGGAACCTCTGTCCATTATTTCCTCCAAAATGGATATGAACACCACTCCTCCCACACCCTTGGTTCTGGTCCAATGGGTGGGTCTACCACCCGAGGAAGCAACTTGGGAGTCGTGGAGTACTATTCGCGATACCttccaccttgaggacaaggtggttTTTCCGGTCGGGGGTATTGATAGCAACCACCAGAACCCAACTGAGGACATACCAGTACCACAAGGAAACAACACACCCAGCGAAGTCGAGACCCATAACGAGAGGCCCAAACGCATTACCAAACGCCCCACGTACTTAGAGCAGTATACCTGAGCAGATGAGATAAGATAGGAGTTAGTTACAGATATTTTCATTCCATTATAGCTAATTCTGTTAGGAAATTGTTAGGCAATCAGTAGTGCAATTGTGAGTGTAATTTTGCACGTGTAATTCTATCAGCTCACCAATTGTATTTAAATAAGATTGCAAAAGGAATGAAAAAGGAGACAAGAAGAATTATCCATTAGCTTATCTGATAGTGTAGTAAGGAGGCCCCCTTGCCCTCGAATCCAAGGAACTCTATCCTCTAGACTCTATCATAGACAGTGTGTTGTTAAGACTTTTGTTACACCTTTTGAAAAGGCTTGTACGCCAGGTGCAATAATCAGCAATCAAAAGATTAGACAAAACAAGCCATTCCTTGTTTATCGTAAGTTCTTGTTGTAGTATAGTATTTTAGTTAAGCTATCTGTTTGCAATCTGAGCCATTCCTTGTGTAAAGGAAGGAGGGCTTATCTGTTTGTTTGCAAGAGATGAAACTGAAAACGATCCAATATAGCCATAGGTCAAATCTAGTGAAAGTCTCTCAACACTGAATTAAACAGAACAGAACAGGGGCCCAAACCAAAGTGGAGACTTAGATTGCACAGAGCTACGCATTAAGTAAATCCCAAAAACAGTGGGTCATCGAGACTTTTATTCGCTATGGCCCAAAATGAAAGGCAAACACAAAAAGGCGATAAGTTTGTCCTCCAAAAACATAGCAACAAATTAGGAGCCACACCTATGATGCCATTTGTCATTCCATGATCAGGATCTGGGACTAAGTCTCAGTACTCAATACCCATCATCCATAACAGTACATAATCAATCACACCGCAAACTCAATAGACACCTATGAGGCTGTTATTGCTTAACAACAATCACATTTGGTTGGTAGCTGAAAATGAATACCACACAACACACAGGaattcaagaaagaaaaaaaaaatatgagttgAAGGGCAATTGgaacataaaataaacatattcatTTTTTTGAGGCTCTAATAAATTTACCATCATCATCCACCAATTCCTGGGCATGGCCGTGCTACCTTTCTCATACTCAAGATCTCCCACTTTATCTCTACCATCATCTCAACAAATAAGGCctaaaacaaaaccaaattcCAAGACAAACACATGCTCTCTAATCCACTGCTGCCACAGCCAAACAGAACCAATCGAACTAAATGGCCAAGCCAGATTTCGAGAGAAGAACCCTGCCACTGCAGTTGCATCCCCCGTGGTTGTTCCACCAAGGCCTCGAAGGATAATCCTTGTTAGGCATGGAGAGAGTGAAGGAAACGTGGATGAGAGCGTGTACACAAGAATACCTGATCCAAAGATATCCCTCACTGAGAAAGGAAAGGTCCAAGCAGAGGAATGTGGCAACAGGATAAAGCAAATGATAGAAAATGACCATGACCAACATTGGCAGGTTTACTTCTACGTCTCTCCATATAGAAGGACACTTCAAACCTTGCAGCACCTCGCTCGTCCTTTTCAACGCTCTAGAATCGCTGGCTTCAGAGAAGAGCCTCGCATTCGAGAACAAGATTTTGGTATTAGCTAAACTTACCACTTTTCTTGTGTTTGTGTATGTCTTTTATTTCCTTCACTAATTGATTCTGTGATTTAAAAGGGAATTTTCAAAACAGAGAAAAGATGCGAATGGAAAAGGAATTACGCCAGCGTTATGGTCGTTTCTTTTACCGGTTTCCAGATGGAGAATCCGCGGCTGATGTATATGATAGAATAACaggtaataataatgataataatatcaaatatgtattatgtttttggaaatcaaacataaaaaaatatagtagtaATTATAGAGTTTTATGTATGGTACAAGGATTCAGAGAAACGCTGAGAACAGATATTAATATTGGACGGTATCAGCCACCTGGGGAGAAGAAAACAGACATGAACTTGGTCATTGTGTCTCACGGTCTAACACTTCGAGTTTTTCTC encodes:
- the LOC100785802 gene encoding phosphoglycerate mutase-like protein AT74H isoform X2 — translated: MAVLPFSYSRSPTLSLPSSQQIRPKTKPNSKTNTCSLIHCCHSQTEPIELNGQARFREKNPATAVASPVVVPPRPRRIILVRHGESEGNVDESVYTRIPDPKISLTEKGKVQAEECGNRIKQMIENDHDQHWQVYFYVSPYRRTLQTLQHLARPFQRSRIAGFREEPRIREQDFGNFQNREKMRMEKELRQRYGRFFYRFPDGESAADVYDRITGFRETLRTDINIGRYQPPGEKKTDMNLVIVSHGLTLRVFLMRWYKWTVQQFEGLNNMGNGNMLVMEKGFGGRYSLLMHHGEEELRRFGFTDEMLIDQECDSEETCRYDYEQGG
- the LOC100785802 gene encoding phosphoglycerate mutase-like protein AT74H isoform X1, with translation MAVLPFSYSRSPTLSLPSSQQIRPKTKPNSKTNTCSLIHCCHSQTEPIELNGQARFREKNPATAVASPVVVPPRPRRIILVRHGESEGNVDESVYTRIPDPKISLTEKGKVQAEECGNRIKQMIENDHDQHWQVYFYVSPYRRTLQTLQHLARPFQRSRIAGFREEPRIREQDFGNFQNREKMRMEKELRQRYGRFFYRFPDGESAADVYDRITGFRETLRTDINIGRYQPPGEKKTDMNLVIVSHGLTLRVFLMRWYKWTVQQFEGLNNMGNGNMLVMEKGFGGRYSLLMHHGEEELRRFGFTDEMLIDQEWHKFAKPADLNYDCPMVNSFFPHLSDSEETCRYDYEQGG
- the LOC100785802 gene encoding phosphoglycerate mutase-like protein AT74H isoform X3, with translation MAVLPFSYSRSPTLSLPSSQQIRPKTKPNSKTNTCSLIHCCHSQTEPIELNGQARFREKNPATAVASPVVVPPRPRRIILVRHGESEGNVDESVYTRIPDPKISLTEKGKVQAEECGNRIKQMIENDHDQHWQVYFYVSPYRRTLQTLQHLARPFQRSRIAGFREEPRIREQDFGNFQNREKMRMEKELRQRYGRFFYRFPDGESAADVYDRITGFRETLRTDINIGRYQPPGEKKTDMNLVIVSHGLTLRVFLMRWYKWTVQQFEGLNNMGNGNMLVMEKGFGGRYSLLMHHGEEELRRFGFTDEMLIDQEWYDYEQGG